A genomic segment from Apium graveolens cultivar Ventura unplaced genomic scaffold, ASM990537v1 ctg1516, whole genome shotgun sequence encodes:
- the LOC141699933 gene encoding agamous-like MADS-box protein AGL62, with the protein MAKKFSIGRQKIKIAKIERKNHLQVTFSKLDQALLRRFFSRNPPPSNSSTLHLVEAHRSMTVWELNFHLTQIFNELEGERKRGEALDDMRQASQSQFWWESPVEKMGFDELQQLKDCMEALIKNVNNQANSILIENANSNLPPFGFNGHRAFNQFEAKPNQIDPASHVPGYGYGNGYFGLSNFAA; encoded by the exons ATGGCCAAAAAGTTCAGCATTGGCCGCCAAAAGATCAAGATTGCGAAAATAGAGCGTAAGAATCACCTGCAAGTTACCTTCTCAAAGCTCGATCAGGCCTTGTTAAGAAG GTTTTTTAGTCGCAATCCTCCACCTTCAAACTCAAGCACTCTCCATCTCGTTGAAGCTCATCGTAGTATGACTGTTTGGGAGCTGAACTTCCATCTCACACAGATTTTCAATGAACTAGAGGGTGAGAGGAAGAGAGGAGAGGCACTTGATGACATGAGGCAAGCTAGCCAGAGCCAGTTTTGGTGGGAATCTCCAGTCGAAAAGATGGGATTTGATGAGCTTCAACAATTGAAGGACTGCATGGAAGCGTTGATAAAAAATGTGAACAATCAAGCTAATAGCATCTTGATTGAGAATGCAAATTCTAATTTGCCACCTTTTGGTTTTAATGGACACAGGGCCTTTAATCAGTTTGAAGCTAAGCCTAATCAGATTGATCCTGCTTCTCATGTCCCTGGTTACGGATATGGTAATGGTTATTTTGGTCTGAGCAACTTTGCTGCGTAA